One Roseomonas sp. OT10 DNA window includes the following coding sequences:
- a CDS encoding YMGG-like glycine zipper-containing protein, with amino-acid sequence MRKASLALLALAGLGLGACGYSTGDRAVSGGLLGAGAGAAVGSLSGNAGTGALIGGAAGAAGGALTSGDSVNLGRPIWR; translated from the coding sequence ATGCGCAAGGCTTCCCTGGCACTTCTGGCCCTCGCGGGCCTCGGACTGGGCGCCTGCGGCTACAGCACCGGCGACCGTGCGGTGTCCGGCGGCCTGCTCGGCGCGGGCGCGGGCGCGGCGGTGGGCTCGCTCAGCGGCAATGCCGGCACGGGCGCCCTGATCGGCGGCGCGGCCGGCGCGGCCGGCGGTGCGCTGACCAGCGGGGATTCGGTGAACCTCGGCCGCCCCATCTGGCGCTGA
- a CDS encoding ABC transporter permease, producing MSVTTAGGAPVPAAQGAPKKAPKVETPLRRFVADFAASKLAMFGLVVFVIIALLAIFAPLIAPQNPYDLAQLDIMDGRLEPGSQSGDGSMTYWLGTDDQGRDMLSGILYGLRISLIVGAGSAIVAALVGASLGMLAAYAGGRTDTVIMRLVDLQLSFPAILAALMILAFLGKGIMNVVIALVVVEWAYYARTVRGTALVERRREYIEAAQCLALPTHRIIFRHLLPNCLPPLIVVGTMQVARAIALEATLSFLGLGVPITEPSLGLLISNGYEYMLSGKYWISFYPGIALLITIVSINLVGDQLRDVLNPRLQK from the coding sequence ATGAGCGTCACCACCGCCGGCGGGGCACCCGTCCCCGCCGCCCAGGGGGCCCCGAAGAAGGCGCCGAAGGTCGAGACGCCGCTGCGCCGCTTCGTCGCCGACTTCGCCGCCAGCAAGCTGGCGATGTTCGGGCTCGTGGTCTTCGTGATCATCGCCCTGCTCGCCATCTTCGCGCCCCTGATCGCGCCGCAGAACCCCTACGACCTCGCCCAGCTCGACATCATGGACGGCCGGCTGGAGCCGGGCTCGCAGAGCGGCGACGGCAGCATGACCTACTGGCTGGGGACGGACGACCAGGGGCGCGACATGCTCTCCGGCATCCTCTACGGGCTGCGAATCTCGCTCATCGTGGGCGCCGGCTCGGCCATCGTCGCCGCCCTGGTCGGCGCCTCGCTCGGCATGCTCGCCGCCTATGCCGGGGGCAGGACCGACACGGTCATCATGCGGCTCGTCGACCTCCAGCTCTCCTTCCCCGCGATCCTGGCGGCGCTGATGATCCTGGCCTTCCTCGGCAAGGGCATCATGAACGTCGTCATCGCCCTCGTCGTGGTGGAATGGGCCTACTACGCCCGCACCGTGCGCGGCACCGCGCTGGTGGAGCGGCGGCGGGAATACATCGAGGCGGCGCAGTGCCTCGCCCTGCCGACGCACCGCATCATCTTCCGCCACCTGCTGCCCAACTGCCTGCCGCCGCTGATCGTGGTCGGCACCATGCAGGTGGCGCGCGCTATCGCGCTGGAGGCGACGCTCTCCTTCCTCGGCCTGGGCGTGCCGATCACGGAGCCCTCGCTGGGGCTGCTGATCTCCAACGGCTACGAGTACATGCTCTCGGGCAAGTACTGGATCTCCTTCTACCCGGGCATCGCCCTGCTGATCACCATCGTCTCCATCAACCTGGTGGGCGACCAGCTCCGCGACGTGCTGAACCCGAGGCTCCAGAAATGA
- a CDS encoding TraB/GumN family protein, with protein MLPRRALLALAASPVPLARAAAPDGLDVRAGVLVFRLTPPGGRGTPSLLFPSSHAPDPRLLRLSTESLLGGARRVLIETDAGPEGIPREWLTLPPGEFLDLPALLGPAGLRRLRTQLLCLDGAHPPVRDPLPGAARMRAFQLASLAMQPCPAPPQRQPASPEAWLMGSAQALGIPVSALETVEEAFGALLALPDALWLAGLQAAILDPARQAAIEQASQRAYEAGDLDVLRQLTAAAVTPSPEGQAMFDAEVIVARNARIAPRLAERARAGKVVAVLGAAHLPGPDGVAERLRSDGFGVETVRFRGVG; from the coding sequence ATGCTGCCGCGCCGCGCCCTGCTCGCCCTCGCCGCCTCGCCTGTCCCGCTGGCCCGGGCCGCCGCGCCGGACGGCCTCGACGTCCGCGCCGGGGTGTTGGTCTTCCGCCTGACGCCGCCGGGCGGCCGCGGGACGCCCAGCCTGCTGTTCCCCTCCTCCCATGCGCCCGATCCGAGGCTGCTGCGGCTGTCCACGGAGTCGCTGCTCGGCGGGGCGCGGCGCGTGCTGATCGAGACGGATGCCGGGCCGGAGGGCATCCCGCGCGAATGGCTCACCCTGCCGCCCGGGGAGTTCCTGGACCTGCCCGCCCTGCTCGGCCCGGCCGGGCTGCGCCGGCTGCGGACGCAGCTTCTCTGCCTCGACGGGGCGCATCCGCCGGTCCGCGATCCCCTCCCCGGCGCCGCGCGGATGCGGGCCTTCCAGCTCGCCTCCCTCGCCATGCAGCCCTGCCCCGCCCCGCCGCAACGCCAGCCCGCCTCGCCCGAAGCCTGGCTGATGGGCTCGGCCCAGGCGCTGGGCATCCCCGTCTCCGCGCTGGAGACGGTGGAGGAGGCGTTCGGCGCCCTCCTCGCCCTGCCCGACGCCCTGTGGCTCGCCGGCCTCCAGGCCGCGATCCTGGACCCCGCGCGGCAGGCGGCGATCGAGCAGGCGTCGCAGCGGGCCTACGAGGCGGGCGACCTCGACGTGCTGCGCCAGCTCACCGCCGCCGCCGTCACCCCCTCGCCCGAAGGCCAGGCGATGTTCGACGCGGAGGTCATCGTCGCCCGCAATGCCCGGATCGCACCGCGGCTGGCCGAGCGGGCGCGCGCGGGAAAGGTCGTCGCCGTGCTGGGCGCGGCCCACCTGCCCGGGCCGGATGGCGTGGCCGAGCGGCTGCGGTCAGACGGGTTCGGGGTGGAGACGGTGCGGTTCCGCGGGGTGGGGTGA
- a CDS encoding ABC transporter permease, translating into MAVYLLRRLIQAALVMLAMSVIVFIGVYAIGDPVEILISPDADQAERERAIRALGLDLPLWQQYAYFLGNALRGDLGRSFVFNEPALQLILQRMPATLELALGATFLALLVGIPLGLYAGLKPNGKLSQAIMAGSILGFSLPTFWVGLMLIMVFAVQLGWLPSTGRGETASILGMRWSFLTRDGLAHLAMPALNLALFKISLVIRLTRAGVRETMLMDFVKFARAKGLTPQRVIGVHVFKNILIPVVTVVGLELGSTIAFSVVTESVFAWPGMGKLIIDSINVLDRPVIVAYLMIIVFMFIIINLTVDLLYSVLDPRVRLEGK; encoded by the coding sequence GTGGCCGTCTACCTGCTGCGCCGCCTGATCCAGGCGGCGCTGGTCATGCTGGCCATGTCCGTGATCGTCTTCATCGGCGTCTATGCCATCGGCGACCCGGTGGAGATCCTGATCTCCCCGGACGCCGACCAGGCGGAGCGCGAGCGCGCCATCCGGGCGCTCGGCCTCGACCTGCCGCTGTGGCAGCAATACGCTTACTTCCTCGGCAACGCGCTGCGCGGCGACCTCGGCCGCAGCTTCGTCTTCAACGAACCGGCGCTCCAGCTCATCCTGCAGCGCATGCCCGCGACGCTGGAGCTGGCGCTCGGCGCGACCTTCCTGGCGCTGCTGGTCGGCATCCCGCTCGGCCTCTATGCCGGGCTGAAGCCGAACGGGAAGCTCAGCCAGGCGATCATGGCGGGCTCCATCCTGGGCTTCTCGCTGCCGACCTTCTGGGTCGGGCTGATGCTGATCATGGTCTTCGCCGTGCAGCTCGGCTGGCTGCCCTCCACCGGGCGGGGCGAGACGGCCAGCATCCTGGGGATGCGCTGGTCCTTCCTCACCCGCGACGGGCTGGCCCACCTCGCCATGCCGGCGCTGAACCTCGCGCTGTTCAAGATCAGCCTCGTCATCCGCCTGACCCGCGCGGGCGTGCGCGAGACGATGCTGATGGACTTCGTGAAGTTCGCCCGCGCCAAGGGCCTCACGCCCCAGCGCGTCATCGGCGTGCACGTCTTCAAGAACATCCTGATCCCGGTCGTCACCGTGGTCGGGCTGGAGCTGGGCTCGACCATCGCCTTCTCCGTGGTGACGGAGAGCGTCTTCGCCTGGCCGGGCATGGGCAAGCTGATCATCGACAGCATCAACGTGCTCGACCGGCCGGTGATCGTCGCCTACCTGATGATCATCGTCTTCATGTTCATCATCATCAACCTGACGGTCGACCTGCTCTACTCGGTGCTCGATCCCCGCGTCCGGCTGGAGGGCAAGTGA
- a CDS encoding ABC transporter ATP-binding protein yields MSATLERPVPSPARQGTPMVELRGVSRRFAKTLDFAGRIAKKLGAPVREEVVHAVDKVDLTVRKGEVVGLVGESGCGKSTLGRMVAGILPQSEGDILWKGQDRASLSGREARAAKLQAQMIFQDPMSSLNPRLRVADIVGEAPLVHGLAKRGELDGYVDEQMRRAGLDPSFKRRYPHQFSGGQRQRIGIARALAVQPEFLVCDESVAALDVSIQAQVLNLFMRLRQELDLTYLFISHDLGVVEHLSDRVVIMYLGRVVESAPSEEVFARPNHPYTQSLLGAVPRIEARKKAFVTVQGEIPSPLNPPSGCHFNPRCPHAFDRCRVEVPALKEIAPGHMSRCHLNDGPRA; encoded by the coding sequence ATGAGCGCCACGCTCGAACGCCCTGTCCCGTCCCCGGCGCGCCAGGGCACGCCGATGGTGGAGCTGCGCGGGGTGTCGCGCCGCTTCGCCAAGACGCTCGACTTCGCGGGCAGGATCGCGAAGAAGCTCGGCGCCCCGGTGCGCGAGGAGGTGGTGCACGCGGTCGACAAGGTGGACCTCACCGTCCGCAAGGGCGAGGTGGTCGGGCTGGTCGGCGAATCCGGCTGCGGCAAGTCCACGCTGGGCCGCATGGTGGCGGGCATCCTGCCGCAGAGCGAGGGCGACATCCTGTGGAAGGGGCAGGACCGCGCCAGCCTCTCCGGCCGGGAAGCCCGCGCCGCCAAGCTCCAGGCGCAGATGATCTTCCAGGACCCGATGTCCTCGCTGAACCCGCGCCTGCGGGTCGCGGACATCGTGGGCGAGGCGCCGCTGGTGCATGGCCTCGCGAAGCGCGGCGAGCTGGACGGCTATGTGGACGAGCAGATGCGGCGCGCCGGGCTCGACCCCTCCTTCAAGCGGCGCTACCCGCACCAGTTCTCGGGCGGGCAGCGGCAGCGCATCGGCATCGCCCGCGCGCTGGCGGTGCAGCCGGAATTCCTGGTCTGTGACGAATCCGTGGCCGCGCTGGACGTCTCCATCCAGGCGCAGGTGCTGAACCTGTTCATGCGGCTGCGGCAGGAGCTGGACCTCACCTACCTCTTCATCAGCCACGACCTGGGCGTGGTGGAGCACCTCTCCGACCGGGTGGTGATCATGTATCTCGGCCGGGTGGTGGAATCCGCCCCCTCCGAGGAGGTCTTCGCCCGCCCGAACCACCCCTACACCCAGTCGCTGCTGGGCGCCGTGCCGCGCATCGAGGCGCGCAAGAAGGCCTTCGTGACGGTGCAGGGCGAGATTCCCTCGCCGCTGAACCCGCCTTCGGGCTGCCACTTCAACCCGCGCTGCCCGCACGCCTTCGACCGCTGCCGGGTCGAGGTGCCGGCGCTGAAGGAGATCGCGCCGGGGCACATGTCGCGCTGCCACCTGAACGACGGCCCGCGCGCGTGA
- a CDS encoding 2-isopropylmalate synthase, whose protein sequence is MTIQHPSFGTLPDDRIIFFDTTLRDGEQSPGFSMNLEEKLRMAEALSELGVDVIEAGFAIASPGDFDSVKSIAQRFAKDGPVVASLSRAAQADILRSAEATKPAARPRIHIVLATSDLHMRVKLRMSREEVLEAITASVTLARNHAADVEWSAEDGSRSDIDFLCRCVETAIQAGATTINIPDTVGYSMPEDIAAIFRALRERVPGAEKVIFSAHNHNDLGMAVANTLAAVQAGVRQVESTINGIGERAGNASLEEVAMALRTRRDALPFRNNIVTTNLLKTSRLLATITGFDVQPNKAVVGRNAFAHESGIHQDGVLKDASTYEIMTPESVGWTTNSLVLGKHSGRAAFRDKLRALGYPEIGDNQLNDAFRRFKDLADRKKVVYDEDVAALVDDEVLRGHDRVKLIGLTVATGLNTRPMATLKLEVDGEEREGMAVGDGAVDATFNALRQVFPHEAALKLYAVQSITGGTDAQARVTVRMEEGGKLVDGQGSDTDTIVASARAYVHALNKLLVKRERTAPAEYESPSHSSAA, encoded by the coding sequence ATGACCATCCAGCACCCTTCCTTCGGCACCCTGCCGGACGACCGCATCATCTTCTTCGACACCACCCTGCGGGACGGCGAGCAGTCGCCCGGCTTCTCCATGAACCTGGAGGAGAAGCTGCGCATGGCCGAGGCGCTGTCCGAGCTGGGCGTGGACGTGATCGAAGCGGGCTTCGCCATCGCCTCCCCGGGCGATTTCGACAGCGTGAAGTCGATCGCCCAGCGCTTTGCCAAGGACGGCCCGGTGGTGGCCAGCCTGAGCCGCGCGGCCCAGGCGGACATCCTGCGCTCGGCCGAGGCGACGAAGCCCGCGGCCCGGCCGCGCATCCACATCGTGCTGGCGACCTCCGACCTGCACATGCGCGTCAAGCTGCGCATGAGCCGGGAGGAGGTGCTGGAGGCGATCACGGCTTCCGTGACCCTGGCGCGCAACCACGCGGCGGACGTGGAGTGGAGCGCCGAGGACGGCAGCCGCTCCGACATCGACTTCCTCTGCCGCTGCGTCGAGACGGCGATCCAGGCCGGCGCGACCACGATCAACATCCCCGACACCGTCGGCTACTCCATGCCCGAGGACATCGCGGCGATCTTCCGGGCGCTGCGCGAGCGGGTGCCGGGGGCGGAGAAGGTGATCTTCTCGGCGCACAACCACAACGACCTGGGCATGGCGGTCGCCAACACCCTGGCCGCGGTGCAGGCGGGGGTGCGCCAGGTCGAGAGCACGATCAACGGCATCGGCGAGCGCGCCGGCAACGCCTCGCTGGAGGAGGTGGCGATGGCGCTGCGCACGCGGCGCGACGCGCTGCCCTTCCGCAACAACATCGTCACCACCAACCTGCTGAAGACCAGCCGCCTGCTGGCCACGATCACCGGCTTCGACGTGCAGCCGAACAAGGCGGTCGTCGGCCGCAACGCCTTCGCCCACGAATCCGGCATCCACCAGGACGGCGTGCTGAAGGACGCCTCCACCTACGAGATCATGACGCCGGAGAGCGTCGGCTGGACCACCAACTCGCTGGTGCTGGGCAAGCATTCCGGCCGCGCCGCCTTCCGCGACAAGCTGCGGGCGCTGGGCTATCCGGAGATCGGCGACAACCAGCTGAACGACGCCTTCCGCCGCTTCAAGGACCTCGCCGACCGCAAGAAGGTCGTCTACGACGAGGACGTGGCGGCGCTGGTCGACGACGAGGTGCTGCGCGGGCACGACCGGGTGAAGCTGATCGGCCTGACGGTCGCGACCGGCCTCAACACCCGCCCCATGGCGACGCTGAAGCTGGAGGTGGATGGCGAGGAGCGGGAGGGCATGGCGGTCGGCGACGGTGCCGTGGACGCCACCTTCAACGCCCTGCGCCAGGTCTTCCCGCACGAGGCGGCGCTGAAGCTCTACGCCGTCCAGTCCATCACCGGCGGCACCGACGCCCAGGCGCGCGTCACCGTGCGCATGGAGGAGGGCGGCAAGCTGGTGGACGGCCAGGGTTCCGACACGGACACGATCGTCGCCTCGGCCCGGGCCTATGTGCACGCGCTGAACAAGCTGCTGGTCAAGCGGGAGCGGACGGCCCCGGCGGAGTACGAATCCCCCTCCCACAGCAGCGCCGCCTGA
- a CDS encoding ABC transporter ATP-binding protein, with protein sequence MSATMTAPAMAATAAAPTLEVRNLRTHFFTRAGVVKAVDDVSFTVKRGHVMGLVGESGSGKSVTGFSVMRLVDAPGRIVGGSILFQGRDLAKLSEEEMRQLRGSKIAMIFQDPMMTLNPVLRIDTQMIETVQAHEKVSREAARQRARDTLGMVGIPSPDERLLAYPHQFSGGMRQRVAIAIALLHRPELIVADEPTTALDVTIQGQILAEVQKLAATTGTSLIWITHDLSVVAGLADEIAVMYAGRIVEQGEVGPVLDLPLHPYTVGLLGSVPSRNKRGEPLRQIPGMTPSLLSLPPGCPFQARCPRARAECQEDPPMEEKRPGQWARCFFPHLEAPDFSRPQSGQAEYAA encoded by the coding sequence ATGAGCGCGACGATGACGGCACCCGCCATGGCCGCCACCGCCGCGGCGCCGACGCTGGAGGTGCGCAACCTCCGGACCCACTTCTTCACCCGCGCGGGCGTGGTGAAGGCGGTGGACGACGTCTCCTTCACCGTGAAGCGCGGCCACGTCATGGGCCTCGTCGGCGAATCCGGCTCCGGCAAGTCGGTCACCGGCTTCTCCGTGATGCGGCTGGTGGACGCGCCGGGGCGCATCGTGGGCGGCTCGATCCTGTTCCAGGGCCGCGACCTCGCGAAGCTGTCCGAGGAGGAGATGCGCCAGCTCCGGGGCTCGAAGATCGCGATGATCTTCCAGGACCCGATGATGACGCTGAACCCCGTGCTGCGCATCGACACCCAGATGATCGAGACGGTGCAGGCGCACGAGAAGGTCTCGCGCGAGGCGGCGCGGCAGCGCGCCCGCGACACGCTGGGCATGGTGGGCATCCCCAGCCCGGACGAGCGGCTGCTGGCCTATCCGCACCAGTTCTCGGGCGGCATGCGCCAGCGCGTGGCGATCGCCATCGCCCTGCTGCACCGGCCGGAGCTGATCGTGGCGGACGAGCCCACCACGGCGCTCGACGTCACCATCCAGGGCCAGATCCTGGCCGAGGTGCAGAAGCTGGCGGCCACCACCGGCACCTCGCTGATCTGGATCACCCACGACCTCTCCGTGGTCGCCGGCCTCGCCGACGAGATCGCGGTGATGTACGCCGGCCGCATCGTGGAGCAGGGGGAGGTCGGCCCCGTGCTCGATCTGCCGCTGCATCCCTACACGGTCGGGCTGCTCGGCTCCGTGCCCAGCCGCAACAAGCGCGGCGAGCCGCTGCGCCAGATCCCGGGCATGACGCCCTCCCTGCTGTCGCTGCCGCCCGGCTGCCCCTTCCAGGCGCGCTGCCCGCGGGCGCGGGCGGAGTGCCAAGAGGACCCGCCGATGGAGGAGAAGCGCCCCGGCCAGTGGGCGCGCTGCTTCTTCCCGCACCTGGAAGCGCCGGATTTCAGCCGTCCCCAATCCGGCCAGGCGGAGTATGCCGCATGA